One genomic segment of Arthrobacter sp. Marseille-P9274 includes these proteins:
- a CDS encoding metal-dependent transcriptional regulator has product MTDLIDTTEMYLRTILELEEENIVALRARIAERLRHSGPTVSQTIGRMERDGLVVVSDDRHLELTEHGRQRAVEVMRKHRLAERLLADVIGLEWAYVHDEACRWEHVMSERVEQRLYELLGRPKESPYGNPIPGLEALGGEPAAEFATGMVNLSEAMRGYSAEQRVVIVRLAEPIQVDPELLLQLEEGGLKPGAELQLATVGEYISVRVPGIEGALELPPEVAAHIFVSLS; this is encoded by the coding sequence GTGACTGATCTCATCGACACCACCGAGATGTATCTGCGGACGATTCTCGAGCTGGAAGAGGAGAACATCGTAGCCCTTCGGGCACGCATCGCCGAGCGGCTGCGCCACTCGGGTCCCACCGTTTCGCAGACCATCGGCCGGATGGAACGGGACGGCCTTGTGGTGGTCTCGGACGACCGCCACCTGGAGCTGACCGAGCACGGGCGCCAGCGGGCGGTCGAGGTCATGCGGAAGCACCGGCTGGCCGAGCGCCTGCTCGCAGACGTGATCGGACTGGAGTGGGCCTACGTGCACGACGAAGCCTGCCGCTGGGAACACGTGATGAGCGAGCGGGTCGAACAGCGTCTCTACGAGCTCCTGGGCCGGCCGAAGGAATCGCCCTACGGCAACCCGATCCCAGGCCTCGAGGCCCTCGGCGGGGAGCCCGCCGCCGAATTTGCCACCGGCATGGTGAACCTCAGCGAGGCCATGCGCGGCTACTCGGCGGAGCAGCGCGTGGTCATCGTCCGGCTGGCCGAGCCGATCCAAGTCGACCCGGAGCTGCTGCTGCAGTTGGAGGAAGGCGGACTCAAGCCGGGCGCCGAACTGCAGTTGGCCACGGTAGGAGAGTACATTTCGGTTCGTGTGCCGGGCATCGAGGGAGCCCTCGAACTTCCCCCGGAAGTCGCGGCGCACATCTTTGTATCCCTGAGCTAA